One Bacillus sp. 1780r2a1 DNA segment encodes these proteins:
- the ppaX gene encoding pyrophosphatase PpaX, with protein MSINTVLFDLDGTLIDTNELIISSFMHTLDHYYPKQYKREDVLAFMGPPLYDTFVRMDKERVHEMIDTYRTHNLSHHDELVTEFEGVFETVKWLHEQKYKLAIVTTKQINTVMMGLKLTKLDQFFDVIVAIDDVQHAKPHPEPVEKALALLNAQPEEAVMVGDNHHDILSGKNAGAKTAGVAWSAKGREHIASYEPDVILEEMKDLISWLRGKEQ; from the coding sequence ATGAGCATTAACACCGTTCTTTTTGATTTAGACGGAACGCTAATTGATACAAACGAATTAATTATTTCATCTTTTATGCACACATTAGACCATTATTATCCGAAGCAATACAAACGTGAAGATGTCCTGGCATTTATGGGCCCGCCTCTTTACGATACCTTTGTAAGGATGGATAAAGAACGAGTACATGAAATGATTGACACATACCGTACACATAACTTAAGTCATCATGATGAGCTTGTAACAGAGTTTGAAGGCGTATTTGAAACGGTGAAATGGTTACATGAACAGAAGTACAAGTTGGCTATTGTTACCACAAAACAGATTAATACGGTTATGATGGGACTAAAGTTAACGAAGTTAGATCAATTTTTTGATGTAATTGTTGCAATTGATGATGTTCAGCATGCGAAACCTCATCCAGAGCCAGTTGAAAAAGCATTGGCACTTTTAAATGCACAGCCGGAAGAAGCTGTCATGGTAGGAGATAATCATCATGATATTCTATCTGGTAAAAATGCAGGTGCGAAAACAGCTGGTGTGGCTTGGAGTGCAAAAGGAAGAGAGCATATTGCTTCTTATGAGC
- the lgt gene encoding prolipoprotein diacylglyceryl transferase: MEANIQPLDRVFLELGPLTIYWYGVIIGAGVLLALYIATKESTKRGLPKDTFIDLVLFAVPIAIICARIYYVAFEWDYYSQHLNEIPQIWNGGIAIHGGLIGAVLTGIVFSRVKKISFWKLADIAAPSIILGQAIGRWGNFMNQEAHGGEVSRAFLESLHFPEFIINQMYINGTYYHPTFLYESLWNLAGFALLIALRRVNLRRGELFLTYVIWYSIGRYFIEGMRTDSLMLTDTLRIAQVISLVLIAVAVIIIAIRRKTNKETYLETSKKKQG; encoded by the coding sequence ATGGAAGCAAATATTCAGCCGCTTGATCGCGTGTTTTTAGAGCTTGGTCCACTGACAATTTATTGGTATGGTGTCATTATTGGAGCGGGTGTTCTACTTGCTCTTTATATTGCTACAAAAGAAAGCACGAAGCGCGGATTACCTAAAGACACATTTATCGATTTAGTACTATTTGCAGTACCAATCGCCATTATTTGTGCGCGCATATACTATGTGGCGTTTGAGTGGGATTATTACTCACAGCATTTGAATGAGATACCTCAAATTTGGAACGGTGGCATTGCTATTCATGGTGGCTTAATTGGGGCCGTTTTAACTGGAATTGTTTTTTCACGCGTAAAAAAGATTTCATTTTGGAAGCTAGCGGACATTGCGGCACCAAGTATCATTCTTGGGCAGGCAATCGGACGCTGGGGGAATTTTATGAATCAAGAAGCGCATGGTGGTGAAGTATCACGTGCTTTTCTAGAAAGTTTACATTTTCCAGAATTTATCATTAATCAAATGTATATTAACGGTACATATTATCATCCTACGTTCTTATATGAATCGCTGTGGAACTTAGCTGGATTTGCGCTGTTAATTGCGCTGAGACGCGTAAACCTACGTAGAGGTGAACTGTTCTTAACGTACGTTATTTGGTATTCGATTGGACGATACTTTATTGAAGGAATGCGTACAGACAGCTTGATGTTGACGGATACGCTACGCATTGCACAAGTCATTTCACTTGTTTTAATTGCAGTAGCAGTCATTATTATCGCTATCCGTCGAAAAACAAATAAGGAAACGTATTTGGAAACAAGCAAAAAGAAACAGGGGTGA
- the hprK gene encoding HPr(Ser) kinase/phosphatase, with the protein MVTVRTKDLVEKFNLELISGEEGIDRPIATSDISRPGIEMAGYFTYYPAERIQLLGKTELSFFDRLDDEEKKIRMEKMCTDITPAIIISRDMSVPKELIEASEREAVPVLRSPSKTTRLSSHLTNFLESRLAPSTALHGVLVDIYGIGVLIMGKSGVGKSETALELVKRGHRLVADDCVEIRQEDQDTLVGNAPGLIEHLLEIRGLGIINVMTLFGAGSVRSYKRISLVIQLETWDQNKHYDRLGLEEDKMKIIDTDVTKITLPVRPGRNLAVIIEVAAMNFRLKRMGINAAEQFSNRLTDVIEDGDREDI; encoded by the coding sequence GTGGTAACAGTTCGTACTAAAGATTTAGTTGAAAAGTTTAATTTAGAATTAATTAGTGGAGAAGAAGGAATTGACCGTCCAATTGCAACAAGTGATATTTCACGTCCGGGAATTGAAATGGCCGGCTACTTTACATATTATCCAGCAGAGCGCATACAGCTATTAGGGAAAACCGAACTATCATTCTTTGATCGCTTAGACGATGAAGAGAAGAAAATCCGAATGGAAAAAATGTGTACAGATATTACGCCAGCCATTATTATCTCTCGTGATATGTCTGTCCCAAAAGAATTGATTGAAGCTTCTGAACGCGAAGCAGTTCCTGTACTACGATCACCTTCTAAAACAACAAGACTATCAAGTCATTTAACGAACTTCTTAGAAAGCCGTTTAGCACCGTCTACTGCTCTTCATGGAGTGCTTGTGGATATTTATGGAATTGGTGTCTTAATCATGGGTAAAAGTGGCGTTGGTAAAAGTGAAACTGCGCTTGAGCTTGTAAAACGTGGCCATCGTCTAGTAGCAGATGACTGTGTAGAAATTCGTCAAGAAGACCAAGATACACTGGTAGGTAATGCTCCGGGATTGATTGAACACTTACTTGAAATTCGCGGTCTTGGTATTATCAACGTGATGACGCTGTTCGGTGCAGGTTCAGTACGTAGCTACAAGCGCATTTCATTAGTTATTCAGCTTGAAACATGGGATCAAAATAAGCACTATGATCGCTTAGGTCTTGAGGAAGATAAAATGAAGATTATTGACACAGACGTGACAAAAATCACGTTACCTGTTCGTCCAGGACGTAACTTAGCTGTTATTATTGAGGTGGCAGCAATGAACTTCCGTTTGAAACGAATGGGAATTAACGCAGCTGAACAATTCTCAAATCGTTTAACGGATGTTATTGAAGACGGTGACAGAGAAGACATTTAA
- a CDS encoding phage holin family protein translates to MFVRGIISILINALVLIVIAGYIDAFQLSSLGAAIIASIILSILNIIVKPILILLTLPVTFLTLGLFLFVINAATLMITQGIMGDSFIIDGFGTAILAAIIMSILNLLIQKVIIDPLRSK, encoded by the coding sequence ATGTTTGTGAGAGGGATTATTAGCATTTTAATTAATGCACTTGTACTCATAGTAATTGCCGGTTATATCGATGCTTTTCAATTATCATCGCTTGGTGCCGCCATTATTGCCAGCATTATTTTATCCATTTTAAATATTATCGTAAAACCCATTTTAATTCTTTTGACGTTACCAGTGACATTTTTGACACTCGGACTGTTCTTATTCGTTATTAATGCAGCAACGTTAATGATTACGCAAGGTATTATGGGTGATTCGTTTATTATTGATGGATTCGGAACGGCTATTTTAGCAGCAATTATTATGTCTATTCTTAACTTATTAATCCAAAAGGTTATCATCGATCCTTTACGTTCTAAATAA
- a CDS encoding PspC domain-containing protein codes for MKKLYRSRKNRKLAGIIGGISEYTGVSATILRLIFALSVLFVIGTPLVVIYIILIFVLPNEEGAY; via the coding sequence ATGAAAAAGTTATATAGATCACGCAAAAACAGAAAATTAGCCGGGATTATCGGCGGGATTTCAGAGTATACAGGGGTTAGTGCAACAATCCTTCGACTGATTTTTGCATTAAGCGTTCTATTCGTGATTGGAACACCACTTGTGGTTATCTATATCATTTTAATCTTTGTATTGCCAAATGAAGAAGGAGCCTATTAA